A DNA window from Streptomyces canus contains the following coding sequences:
- a CDS encoding HelD family protein, with amino-acid sequence MRQEQEFIDGLYAHVDALRGDTEAAVTDALAQGNTPQQARLERDILVAERSGLLAALNAVDGSLCFGRIDLTSGTTHHIGRIGLRTEDAERTPILIDWRAGVARPFYLATGHTPMGLRRRRHIGTEGRRVTDLHDEILDLGDQERTGHEDPTGDAVLLAALNSARTGRMSDIVQTIQAEQDEIIRAPHRGVLVVEGGPGTGKTAVALHRAAYLLYEHRELLAKRAVLIVGPNPAFLGYIGEVLPSLGETGVLLATVGELFPGVKATATDSRAAAAVKGRAAMADVLADVVRDWQALPDPVIAIEHDREILMLDDGLVKVARERTRAARLPHNVAREHFEGHILNTLTDMVAERIGTDPFDGTNLLDPSDITQIRDELAENPEVWAAIDQLWPRLTPQRLVADFLADPVGYLPDEDAAAIRRPVTRGWTVADVPLLDEAAELLGVDERLARARAERERETQVAYAQGVLDVSYASRTYEFDDKDEEDSEVLSAHDIIDAERFAERQEEDDHRSAAERAAADRTWAFGHIIVDEAQELSPMAWRLLMRRSPTRSMTLVGDPAQTAEAAGVGSWQKILEPYVEDRWEHARLGVNYRTPAEIMELAAAVVRAQNPGFEPPSSVRSTGVRPWVRATDDLPGAVAEAVKELTPAEGRLAVIAPRHLHRRLAARLDGVTAGAEPDLTRTVVLLDPRQSKGLEFDSVLVVEPGLYGTSDLYVALTRATQRLGVLHTGRLPKALADTAVPGIVKT; translated from the coding sequence TTGCGTCAGGAGCAGGAATTCATCGACGGACTGTACGCACATGTGGACGCCCTGCGGGGCGACACCGAGGCCGCCGTCACGGACGCGCTCGCCCAGGGCAACACCCCCCAACAGGCGCGGCTGGAGCGGGACATCCTGGTCGCCGAGCGCTCGGGGCTGCTGGCCGCGCTGAACGCGGTCGACGGCTCCCTCTGCTTCGGCCGGATCGACCTCACCTCGGGCACCACCCATCACATCGGCCGGATCGGACTGCGCACCGAGGACGCCGAACGCACCCCGATCCTCATCGACTGGCGGGCCGGCGTCGCCCGCCCCTTCTACCTGGCCACCGGCCACACCCCGATGGGCCTGCGCCGCCGCCGGCACATCGGTACCGAGGGCCGCCGGGTGACCGACCTGCACGACGAGATCCTCGACCTGGGCGACCAGGAACGGACCGGTCACGAGGACCCGACCGGCGACGCCGTGCTGCTCGCCGCGCTCAACTCCGCGCGCACCGGCCGCATGAGCGACATCGTGCAGACCATCCAGGCCGAGCAGGACGAGATCATCCGCGCCCCCCACCGCGGGGTGCTGGTGGTCGAGGGCGGTCCGGGCACCGGCAAGACGGCCGTCGCCCTGCACCGGGCCGCGTATCTCCTCTACGAACACCGGGAGTTGCTGGCCAAGCGTGCCGTGCTGATCGTCGGCCCCAACCCCGCCTTCCTCGGCTACATCGGCGAGGTGCTGCCCTCGCTGGGCGAGACCGGCGTGCTGCTCGCGACGGTCGGGGAGCTCTTCCCCGGTGTGAAGGCGACGGCGACCGACAGCCGCGCGGCGGCCGCGGTGAAGGGGCGCGCCGCCATGGCGGACGTCCTCGCCGACGTCGTACGCGACTGGCAGGCTCTGCCCGACCCGGTGATCGCGATCGAGCACGACCGGGAGATCCTCATGCTCGACGACGGCCTGGTGAAGGTGGCCCGTGAGCGCACCCGGGCCGCCCGGCTGCCGCACAACGTGGCCCGTGAGCACTTCGAGGGCCACATCCTCAACACGCTCACCGACATGGTCGCCGAACGTATCGGCACGGATCCGTTCGACGGGACGAATCTGCTGGACCCGAGCGACATCACGCAGATCCGCGACGAACTCGCCGAGAACCCCGAAGTCTGGGCCGCCATCGACCAGTTGTGGCCGCGTCTGACCCCGCAGCGGCTGGTCGCGGACTTCCTCGCCGATCCGGTCGGCTACCTCCCCGACGAGGACGCGGCCGCCATCCGCCGCCCGGTGACCCGCGGTTGGACGGTGGCGGACGTACCCCTGCTCGACGAGGCGGCCGAACTCCTCGGCGTGGACGAACGGCTGGCCCGGGCCCGGGCCGAGCGCGAGCGGGAGACACAGGTCGCGTACGCGCAGGGTGTGCTGGACGTGTCGTACGCCTCGCGGACCTACGAGTTCGACGACAAGGACGAGGAGGACTCCGAGGTCCTGTCCGCGCACGACATCATCGACGCCGAGCGGTTCGCCGAGCGGCAGGAGGAGGACGACCACCGCAGCGCCGCCGAGCGCGCGGCGGCCGACCGCACCTGGGCGTTCGGGCACATCATCGTCGACGAGGCGCAGGAGTTGTCGCCGATGGCCTGGCGGCTGCTCATGCGGCGCAGCCCGACCCGTTCGATGACCCTGGTCGGCGACCCGGCGCAGACCGCGGAGGCGGCGGGTGTGGGGTCGTGGCAGAAGATCCTGGAGCCGTACGTCGAGGACCGCTGGGAGCACGCCCGGCTGGGCGTCAACTACCGCACCCCGGCCGAGATCATGGAGCTCGCGGCGGCCGTGGTGCGCGCGCAGAACCCCGGTTTCGAACCCCCGAGCTCGGTGCGGTCGACCGGCGTACGGCCCTGGGTGCGGGCCACCGACGACCTGCCCGGCGCGGTCGCGGAGGCGGTGAAGGAACTGACCCCCGCCGAGGGGCGGCTCGCGGTCATCGCTCCGCGCCATCTGCACCGCAGGCTGGCGGCCCGGCTCGACGGGGTGACCGCGGGCGCGGAGCCGGACCTGACACGGACCGTCGTACTCCTCGACCCCCGGCAGTCGAAGGGGCTCGAATTCGACTCCGTGCTCGTGGTCGAGCCGGGGCTGTACGGCACGAGTGACCTCTATGTGGCGCTGACCCGGGCGACTCAGCGGCTGGGGGTGCTGCACACGGGCCGACTGCCGAAGGCGCTGGCCGACACAGCAGTCCCGGGGATCGTCAAGACGTAA
- a CDS encoding TetR/AcrR family transcriptional regulator: protein MTAMTTGHSPRAEANRRHILDVALTELLRDPAASMDQIARAAGVVRRTVYGHFPSREALVGTLVDGAVEAVAAAHAAGREGAEDLAQAVAGSVLAVWEVADRYRILVALAQRSVTVQGIRERLATVRESCTELLQRGLDTGVFVSPLPAPALAYVHEQMMFAVMEAVNDGLLDAEEAGRSTAVTVLTAAGVPASLATALVARLSD, encoded by the coding sequence ATGACGGCCATGACCACGGGCCATTCACCTCGCGCCGAAGCCAACCGCCGCCACATCCTCGATGTCGCACTCACCGAGCTGCTGCGCGACCCCGCCGCGTCCATGGACCAGATCGCCCGCGCCGCGGGTGTCGTACGGCGGACCGTGTACGGCCACTTCCCGAGCCGTGAGGCGCTGGTCGGCACGCTCGTCGACGGGGCCGTGGAGGCGGTGGCGGCCGCGCACGCGGCGGGACGCGAGGGGGCCGAGGACCTGGCGCAGGCCGTGGCGGGCTCCGTGCTCGCGGTCTGGGAGGTCGCCGACCGCTATCGCATCCTGGTCGCGCTCGCCCAGCGCAGCGTCACCGTGCAGGGCATCCGCGAGCGCCTCGCCACCGTGCGCGAGTCCTGCACCGAGCTGCTCCAGCGCGGTCTGGACACGGGCGTCTTCGTCTCACCGCTGCCCGCGCCCGCGCTGGCGTACGTCCACGAGCAGATGATGTTCGCGGTGATGGAGGCGGTGAACGACGGGCTGCTGGACGCGGAAGAGGCGGGCCGCTCCACCGCGGTCACCGTTCTGACCGCGGCGGGCGTACCCGCCTCTCTGGCCACCGCGCTGGTGGCGAGACTGAGCGACTGA
- a CDS encoding cation:dicarboxylate symporter family transporter — protein sequence MPTTTSRRAAVAASTPDTAPAVKKDRTHYLYIAVIVAVALGITVGLVAPDFAVELKPIGTGFVNLIKMMISPIIFCTIVLGIGSVRKAAKVGAVGGIALLYFTIMSLVALGIGLVVGNILDPGTGLAVTDAVKDVGHAQVDAEAKDTTEFLLGIIPTTFVSAFTEGEVLQTLLIALLVGFALQAMGPVGQPVLRGVEHIQRLVFRVLAMVMWAAPVGAFGAMAAVVGSAGVDALKDLALLMVGFYITCFLFVIVVLGTLLRIIAGLNILTLFKYLGREFLLILSTSSSESALPRLIAKMEHLGVSKPVVGITVPTGYSFNLDGTMIYMTMASLFIADAMGTPMSIGEQIPLLLFLFVASKGAAGVTGAGLATLAGGLQSHKPALVDGIGLIVGIDRFMSEARALTNFAGNAVATVLIGTWTKEIDRERVDQVLAGHLPFDEKTLLDHADDDVSADIPEQGGEKELAKA from the coding sequence GTGGCCGCCAGCACCCCCGATACGGCACCCGCAGTCAAAAAGGACCGCACCCACTACCTCTACATCGCGGTGATCGTCGCGGTCGCCCTCGGTATCACGGTCGGCCTGGTCGCACCCGACTTCGCCGTGGAGCTCAAGCCCATCGGTACCGGCTTCGTGAACCTGATCAAGATGATGATCTCGCCGATCATCTTCTGCACGATCGTGCTCGGTATCGGATCGGTACGGAAGGCCGCCAAGGTCGGCGCCGTCGGCGGTATCGCGCTCCTCTACTTCACGATCATGTCGCTGGTCGCGCTGGGCATCGGCCTGGTCGTCGGCAACATCCTGGACCCGGGTACCGGCCTCGCCGTGACCGACGCGGTCAAGGACGTCGGCCATGCGCAGGTCGACGCGGAGGCCAAGGACACCACCGAGTTCCTGCTCGGCATCATCCCGACGACCTTCGTCTCCGCCTTCACCGAGGGCGAGGTGCTCCAGACCCTGCTGATCGCCCTGCTCGTCGGCTTCGCCCTGCAGGCCATGGGCCCGGTCGGACAGCCGGTCCTGCGCGGTGTCGAGCACATCCAGCGGCTCGTCTTCCGGGTCCTCGCCATGGTGATGTGGGCCGCCCCGGTCGGTGCCTTCGGCGCGATGGCCGCGGTCGTCGGATCGGCGGGCGTGGACGCGCTCAAGGATCTCGCGCTCCTGATGGTCGGCTTCTACATCACCTGCTTCCTGTTCGTCATCGTCGTGCTCGGCACCCTCCTGCGGATCATCGCGGGCCTGAACATCCTCACGCTCTTCAAGTACCTGGGCCGTGAGTTCCTGCTGATCCTGTCGACCTCGTCCTCCGAGTCCGCGCTGCCGAGGCTCATCGCGAAGATGGAGCACCTGGGTGTCAGCAAGCCGGTGGTCGGCATCACGGTCCCGACCGGCTACTCGTTCAACCTCGACGGCACCATGATCTACATGACGATGGCCTCGCTGTTCATCGCCGACGCCATGGGTACGCCGATGTCGATCGGCGAGCAGATCCCGCTGCTGCTCTTCCTGTTCGTCGCCTCGAAGGGCGCCGCCGGTGTCACCGGCGCCGGTCTCGCGACCCTGGCCGGCGGACTCCAGTCGCACAAGCCCGCGCTGGTGGACGGCATCGGCCTGATCGTCGGCATCGACCGCTTCATGAGCGAGGCGCGCGCCCTGACCAACTTCGCGGGCAACGCCGTCGCCACCGTCCTGATCGGCACCTGGACCAAGGAGATCGACCGCGAGCGCGTCGACCAGGTGCTCGCCGGTCACCTGCCCTTCGACGAGAAGACGCTCCTCGACCACGCTGACGACGACGTCTCGGCGGACATCCCCGAGCAGGGCGGCGAGAAGGAGCTGGCCAAGGCCTGA
- a CDS encoding Lrp/AsnC family transcriptional regulator, translating to MGVRAVVPKEPRQPRATADETSVAFDALDRQILELLQTDGRIKLSELGRRVRLSPAAVTERVRRLEAAGVISGYGAHVVVARLGYGIQAFIRVSPHGGYNLRHPRTLELMERPEITEVHHVVGEDCWILKVAVRDMVHLEDVLEEVSTLGRTTTSIVLTSPVQRKPLLP from the coding sequence ATGGGAGTTCGAGCAGTAGTGCCGAAAGAACCGCGGCAGCCACGCGCCACCGCCGACGAAACCTCGGTGGCCTTCGACGCGCTGGACCGGCAGATCCTGGAGCTCCTCCAGACCGACGGCCGGATCAAGCTCAGCGAGCTGGGCCGCCGGGTGCGGCTGAGCCCGGCGGCGGTCACCGAGCGGGTGCGGCGGCTCGAGGCGGCGGGCGTCATCAGCGGCTACGGCGCCCACGTGGTCGTGGCCCGGCTCGGCTACGGCATCCAGGCGTTCATCCGGGTCAGCCCGCACGGCGGTTACAACCTGCGGCATCCGAGGACCCTGGAACTGATGGAGCGCCCTGAGATCACCGAGGTGCACCACGTGGTCGGCGAGGACTGCTGGATCCTCAAGGTCGCCGTCCGGGACATGGTCCACCTGGAGGACGTCCTGGAAGAGGTCTCCACCCTGGGCCGCACGACGACGTCGATCGTGCTGACCTCTCCGGTCCAGCGCAAACCGCTCTTGCCTTGA
- a CDS encoding thioredoxin family protein, with product MIRAAGVAEVTDTDFETEVLASELPVLVEFTADWCPPCRQMGPVLTALAAEEGERLKVVQLDVDTNPLTTNAYKVLSMPTFMVFRDGEPVRSMVGARPKRRLLEELTDVL from the coding sequence ATGATCAGGGCAGCGGGTGTGGCAGAGGTGACGGACACGGACTTCGAGACGGAGGTGCTCGCATCGGAGCTGCCGGTGCTGGTGGAGTTCACCGCCGACTGGTGTCCGCCGTGCCGGCAGATGGGGCCGGTGCTCACGGCTCTCGCCGCGGAGGAGGGCGAGCGGCTCAAGGTGGTCCAACTGGACGTCGACACCAATCCGCTGACCACGAACGCCTACAAGGTGCTGTCGATGCCCACCTTCATGGTGTTCCGGGACGGGGAGCCGGTGCGGTCGATGGTGGGGGCGAGGCCCAAGCGGCGGCTGCTGGAGGAGCTGACGGACGTCCTGTGA
- a CDS encoding DUF2127 domain-containing protein: MKIDWDRRTCARRGHVTYAPDEPRLRDRLYAETALGGVWRCLRCGDFALGEPHGSGPADHAPLVPRGKVLRDLFILRFLAIERAVRGVFIVLAAVAVWKFSNSQDAVRRLFDEYLDVFRPVFRHFHYDLDHSPVVDTLQKTFGYKHNTLVLVAVLLLAYALIELVEAVGLWYAKRWAEYLTVVATAAFLPLEIYELTERISWLKIATLVLNILAVLYILLAKRLFGLRGGHRAFEEERQSASLLEVEEAGGLSELSASGQEPRHPLGRP, translated from the coding sequence ATGAAGATCGACTGGGACCGACGCACCTGTGCGCGCCGCGGCCATGTGACGTACGCGCCGGACGAACCCCGCCTCCGGGACCGGCTGTACGCCGAGACCGCCCTGGGCGGGGTGTGGCGCTGCCTGCGCTGCGGCGACTTCGCCCTCGGCGAGCCGCACGGCTCGGGGCCCGCGGACCACGCGCCCCTCGTGCCGCGCGGCAAGGTGCTCAGGGACCTGTTCATCCTTCGCTTCCTCGCGATCGAGCGGGCGGTGCGCGGGGTGTTCATCGTGCTGGCCGCAGTGGCGGTGTGGAAGTTCAGCAACAGCCAGGACGCGGTGCGCCGGCTCTTCGACGAGTATCTCGACGTCTTCCGGCCGGTGTTCAGGCACTTCCACTACGACCTCGACCACTCACCGGTCGTCGATACCCTCCAGAAGACGTTCGGGTACAAGCACAACACCCTTGTCCTCGTGGCCGTGCTGCTGCTGGCGTACGCCCTCATCGAGCTCGTCGAGGCGGTCGGCCTCTGGTACGCCAAGCGCTGGGCGGAGTACCTGACGGTGGTCGCGACCGCCGCCTTCCTGCCGCTGGAGATCTACGAACTCACCGAGCGCATCAGCTGGTTGAAGATCGCCACGCTGGTCCTCAACATCCTCGCCGTCCTCTACATCCTCCTGGCCAAGCGCCTGTTCGGCCTGCGCGGCGGCCACCGGGCCTTCGAGGAGGAACGGCAGAGCGCGTCGCTGCTGGAGGTGGAGGAGGCCGGCGGGCTGAGCGAGCTCAGCGCATCGGGGCAGGAGCCTCGACACCCCCTGGGCCGCCCCTAG
- a CDS encoding NAD-dependent epimerase/dehydratase family protein has protein sequence MDTPREVLVIGGSRYFGKRLIARLLAAGHRVTVLNRGSSAPPRGAVHLVADRDDESSLRSALGSRTFDVVVDQVCYTPRQAAVARRVFAGRTRRYVMTSTVEVYEYEDSIALVREDAVDPATVPVDLGLPWDDPEFLDSHYGEGKRQAESVFAADSVFPFTTVRVAHVLGGDDDFTGRLAHYADRIRTGEPIAVPVDNQPATYIHVEEIADFLAWTVGQDFTGPVNAASHGLLGTEELCRAVAAHFPEGKTVLQLVELGEVSPFSFARSYGMDNFRATRLGFTFGDARQWLPRAVAETLGKGA, from the coding sequence ATGGATACCCCACGAGAGGTACTGGTCATCGGCGGCAGCCGATACTTCGGCAAGCGGCTGATCGCCCGACTGCTGGCCGCGGGCCACCGGGTCACGGTCCTCAACCGGGGCTCGTCAGCACCCCCTCGCGGGGCGGTTCACCTGGTCGCGGACCGCGACGACGAAAGCTCGTTGCGCAGCGCCCTGGGCTCCCGCACGTTCGACGTCGTCGTCGACCAGGTCTGCTACACCCCGCGCCAGGCGGCGGTCGCCCGCCGGGTCTTCGCCGGACGCACCCGCCGCTATGTGATGACCTCGACCGTGGAGGTGTACGAGTACGAGGACTCGATCGCCCTCGTGCGGGAGGACGCCGTCGACCCGGCGACCGTACCCGTCGATCTCGGACTTCCCTGGGACGACCCCGAATTCCTCGACTCCCATTACGGAGAAGGCAAGCGCCAAGCGGAATCCGTGTTCGCCGCCGACTCCGTATTTCCTTTTACGACCGTCCGTGTGGCCCATGTCCTGGGCGGGGACGACGACTTCACCGGGCGGCTCGCCCATTACGCGGACCGTATCCGCACCGGCGAGCCCATCGCCGTCCCGGTGGACAACCAGCCCGCCACCTACATCCACGTCGAGGAGATCGCCGACTTCCTCGCCTGGACGGTGGGCCAGGACTTCACCGGCCCCGTGAACGCGGCCTCTCACGGACTGCTGGGCACGGAGGAGTTGTGCAGGGCGGTGGCCGCGCACTTCCCCGAGGGGAAGACCGTCCTCCAGCTCGTCGAGCTCGGCGAGGTCTCGCCGTTCTCCTTCGCCCGCTCCTACGGCATGGACAACTTCCGCGCCACCCGACTCGGGTTCACCTTCGGCGACGCACGGCAATGGCTGCCACGGGCGGTGGCCGAGACGCTCGGGAAGGGGGCCTGA
- a CDS encoding MerR family transcriptional regulator, translating into MRIGELAARAGTTTRTLRYYEARGLLPARRGHNGYRTYDEDDLKLLRQIRTLQDFGFDLEETRPFVECLRAGHPEGDACPASLAVYRRKLGELDALIGELQSVRAQVGQQLERAERARDGLAADAEVPGGPEPRCELGGVHR; encoded by the coding sequence ATGCGAATCGGCGAGCTGGCCGCACGGGCCGGGACCACGACGCGGACGCTGCGCTACTACGAGGCGCGGGGCCTGCTGCCCGCGCGGCGCGGCCACAACGGATACCGGACCTACGACGAGGACGACCTGAAGCTGCTCCGGCAGATCCGGACGCTCCAGGACTTCGGGTTCGACCTGGAGGAGACGCGGCCGTTCGTGGAGTGTCTGCGGGCCGGTCATCCCGAGGGCGATGCGTGCCCCGCCTCGCTCGCGGTCTACCGGCGCAAGCTCGGTGAACTGGATGCGCTGATCGGCGAGTTGCAGTCCGTGCGGGCTCAGGTCGGGCAGCAGCTGGAGCGGGCCGAGCGGGCGCGTGACGGGCTGGCCGCCGACGCGGAGGTTCCGGGTGGTCCGGAGCCGCGGTGTGAACTGGGAGGGGTCCACAGATGA